The proteins below are encoded in one region of Streptomyces cyanogenus:
- the galE gene encoding UDP-glucose 4-epimerase GalE, with translation MKYLVTGGAGYVGSVVAQHLLEAGHEVTVLDNLSTGFRAGVPAGAAFIEGDIRDAAKWLDPSFDGVLHFAAFSQVGESVVKPEKYWENNVGGSMALLAAMREAGVRTLVFSSTAATYGEPEQTPIRETAPTRPTSPYGASKLAVDHMITSEAVAHGLAAVSLRYFNVAGAYGAYGERHDPESHLIPLVLQVAQGRREAISVYGDDYPTPDGTCVRDYIHVADLADAHLLALTAARPGEHLICNLGNGNGFSVRQVVETVREVTGHPIPEVVAPRRGGDPAVLVASADTAREKLGWNPTRADLAGIVADAWEFTQSITREH, from the coding sequence ATGAAGTACCTGGTGACGGGTGGCGCGGGATACGTCGGCAGTGTCGTGGCGCAGCACCTGCTGGAGGCGGGCCACGAGGTCACCGTCCTCGACAACCTCTCCACCGGCTTCCGCGCGGGCGTCCCGGCCGGCGCGGCCTTCATCGAGGGCGACATCCGCGACGCCGCCAAATGGCTCGACCCCTCCTTCGATGGAGTGCTGCACTTCGCCGCGTTCTCGCAGGTCGGCGAGTCGGTGGTAAAGCCGGAGAAGTACTGGGAGAACAACGTCGGCGGCAGCATGGCGCTGCTCGCCGCGATGCGCGAGGCCGGCGTCCGCACGCTGGTGTTCTCCTCCACCGCCGCCACCTACGGCGAGCCGGAGCAGACCCCGATCCGGGAGACCGCCCCGACCCGGCCCACCAGCCCCTACGGCGCCTCCAAGCTCGCCGTCGACCACATGATCACCAGCGAGGCGGTCGCCCACGGCCTGGCCGCGGTGTCCCTGCGCTACTTCAACGTGGCGGGCGCGTACGGCGCGTACGGCGAGCGGCACGACCCCGAGTCGCACCTGATCCCGCTGGTCCTCCAGGTCGCCCAGGGCCGTCGCGAGGCGATCTCGGTCTACGGCGACGACTACCCGACCCCCGACGGCACCTGCGTCCGCGACTACATCCACGTCGCCGACCTGGCCGACGCCCACCTGCTGGCCCTCACGGCCGCCCGGCCGGGCGAGCACCTGATCTGCAACCTCGGCAACGGCAACGGCTTCTCCGTCCGCCAGGTCGTCGAGACCGTCCGCGAGGTCACCGGCCACCCGATCCCCGAGGTGGTCGCCCCGCGCCGGGGCGGCGACCCCGCCGTCCTGGTCGCCTCCGCGGACACCGCCCGCGAGAAACTGGGCTGGAACCCGACCCGCGCGGATCTCGCGGGCATCGTCGCGGACGCGTGGGAGTTCACGCAGAGCATCACAAGGGAGCACTAG
- the galT gene encoding galactose-1-phosphate uridylyltransferase, whose protein sequence is MKKTSTRLADGRELIYYDLRDDAVRDAVDRRPLDRTVTTSEIRRDPLLGDSVAVASHRQGRTYHPPADECPLCPTRGERLSEIPDSSYDVVVFENRFPSLAGDSGRCEVVCFTSDHDASFADLTGEQARLVLDAWTDRTSELSHLPSVEQVFCFENRGAEIGVTLGHPHGQIYAYPFTTPRTALMLRSLAAHKEATGGENLFDAVLERELAGERVVLEGEHWAAFVPYAAHWPYEVHLYPKRRVPDLLALDEAARTEFPQVYLELLRRFDRIFDGRDGGGNAVAEPPTPYIAGWHQAPFGALAEFGGVTRDDFALHLELFTIRRTSGKLKFLAGSESGMNVFINDVPPERAAERLREVASS, encoded by the coding sequence GTGAAGAAGACCTCGACCCGGCTGGCCGACGGTCGCGAGCTGATCTACTACGACCTTCGGGACGACGCGGTCCGCGACGCGGTCGACCGGCGCCCGCTGGACCGTACGGTCACCACGTCCGAGATCCGCCGCGACCCGCTGCTCGGCGACTCCGTCGCCGTCGCCTCGCACCGCCAGGGCCGCACCTACCATCCGCCGGCCGACGAGTGCCCCCTGTGCCCGACGCGCGGCGAGCGACTGAGCGAGATCCCGGACTCCTCCTACGACGTCGTCGTCTTCGAGAACCGGTTCCCCTCCCTCGCCGGCGACTCCGGCCGCTGCGAGGTGGTCTGCTTCACCTCCGATCACGATGCCTCCTTCGCCGACCTCACCGGGGAACAGGCGCGCCTGGTGCTGGACGCGTGGACGGACCGCACGTCGGAGCTGTCGCATCTGCCCTCCGTCGAGCAGGTGTTCTGTTTCGAGAACCGCGGTGCCGAGATCGGTGTGACCCTCGGCCACCCGCACGGACAGATCTACGCCTACCCCTTCACCACCCCACGCACCGCCCTGATGCTCCGCTCGCTCGCCGCCCACAAGGAGGCCACCGGCGGGGAGAACCTGTTCGACGCCGTCCTGGAGCGGGAACTCGCCGGTGAGCGGGTCGTCCTTGAGGGTGAACACTGGGCGGCCTTCGTGCCGTACGCGGCGCACTGGCCGTACGAGGTCCACCTGTACCCGAAGCGCCGCGTGCCCGACCTGCTCGCGCTCGACGAGGCGGCCCGCACAGAATTCCCCCAGGTCTATCTGGAACTCTTGAGGCGCTTCGACCGGATCTTCGACGGGCGGGACGGAGGGGGGAACGCCGTGGCCGAGCCTCCGACCCCGTACATCGCGGGCTGGCACCAGGCCCCGTTCGGCGCGCTGGCGGAGTTCGGCGGTGTGACGCGCGACGACTTCGCGCTCCACCTCGAGCTTTTCACCATCCGCCGCACTTCCGGCAAGCTGAAGTTTCTCGCGGGTTCCGAGTCCGGCATGAACGTGTTCATCAACGACGTGCCGCCGGAGCGCGCGGCCGAGCGACTGCGAGAGGTAGCGAGTTCATGA
- a CDS encoding sodium:solute symporter family protein — protein sequence MQTPTYAPTHLAAELQLPTNWLDYTILAIYFVVVLGIGFAARRSVKTSLDFFLSGRSLPAWITGLAFISANLAATEILGMAANSAQYGAYTVHWYWIGAIPAMVFLGLVMMPFYYGSKVRSVPEFLLLRFDRAAHLLSSILFAFAAILIAGVNLYALAIVVEALLGWPQWVAIVVAGAFVLAYITLGGLSSAIYNEVLQFFVILAALIPITILGLKKVGGWGGLTDKLTATHGADFTTAWGGTGIGQANPLGANWLTIVLGLGFVLSFGYWTTNFAEVQRALSAKNLSAGQRTPLIAAYPKIFIVFLVMIPGLVAAALIPKFGTAGSGYQYNDAIPFLMQELLPNGVLGIAVTGLLAAFMAGMAANVSSFNTVFTNDIWAKYVVRGREDTYYVRFGRLITAIGVCASVGTAFLASSFSNIMSYLQTLFSFFNVPMFVVFIVGMFWKRASAKSGFWGLLAGTTAAMVNYFVFYKKGIISIPSDQGANFVSAIAGFVAGAVVMFAVSLFTRPKPAKELQGLVYGTRSPGMSEPPAAGDDAWYRKPALLGWGAVVLAAACYIPFSF from the coding sequence ATGCAAACCCCCACATACGCCCCCACCCATCTGGCGGCGGAGCTACAGCTCCCCACCAACTGGCTGGACTACACGATCCTGGCGATCTACTTCGTCGTCGTGCTCGGCATCGGCTTCGCCGCCCGCCGCTCCGTGAAGACCAGCCTCGACTTCTTCCTGTCGGGACGCTCGCTGCCCGCGTGGATCACCGGCCTCGCCTTCATCTCGGCGAACCTGGCGGCCACCGAGATCCTCGGCATGGCCGCCAACAGCGCCCAGTACGGCGCCTACACCGTCCACTGGTACTGGATCGGCGCCATCCCCGCCATGGTCTTCCTCGGCCTGGTGATGATGCCCTTCTACTACGGCAGCAAGGTCCGCTCGGTCCCCGAGTTCCTGCTGCTGCGCTTCGACCGGGCCGCCCACCTGCTCAGTTCGATCCTGTTCGCGTTCGCGGCCATCCTGATCGCGGGCGTCAACCTCTACGCGCTCGCGATCGTCGTCGAGGCCCTGCTCGGCTGGCCGCAGTGGGTCGCCATCGTCGTCGCCGGCGCCTTCGTCCTCGCGTACATCACCCTGGGCGGCCTGTCCTCGGCGATCTACAACGAGGTGCTCCAGTTCTTCGTGATCCTGGCCGCGCTCATCCCGATCACGATCCTCGGCCTGAAGAAGGTCGGCGGCTGGGGCGGGCTGACCGACAAGCTCACCGCGACCCACGGCGCCGACTTCACCACGGCCTGGGGCGGCACCGGCATCGGCCAGGCCAACCCGCTCGGCGCCAACTGGCTCACCATCGTCCTCGGCCTCGGCTTCGTGCTCTCCTTCGGCTACTGGACCACGAACTTCGCCGAGGTGCAGCGCGCCCTGTCCGCGAAGAACCTCTCCGCCGGCCAGCGGACCCCGCTGATCGCCGCCTACCCGAAGATCTTCATCGTGTTCCTGGTGATGATCCCGGGCCTGGTCGCCGCCGCGCTGATCCCGAAGTTCGGCACCGCCGGCTCCGGCTACCAGTACAACGACGCCATCCCCTTCCTGATGCAGGAGCTGCTGCCCAACGGGGTGCTCGGCATCGCCGTCACCGGTCTGCTGGCGGCCTTCATGGCGGGCATGGCGGCGAACGTGTCGTCGTTCAACACCGTGTTCACCAACGACATCTGGGCGAAGTACGTGGTGCGCGGCCGCGAGGACACCTACTACGTGCGGTTCGGCCGCCTGATCACCGCGATCGGCGTCTGCGCCTCCGTCGGCACGGCGTTCCTGGCGTCCTCGTTCTCGAACATCATGAGCTACCTCCAGACGCTGTTCTCCTTCTTCAACGTGCCGATGTTCGTCGTCTTCATCGTCGGCATGTTCTGGAAGCGCGCGTCCGCGAAGTCCGGGTTCTGGGGCCTGCTGGCCGGCACCACGGCCGCGATGGTCAACTACTTCGTGTTCTACAAGAAGGGCATCATCTCGATCCCCTCCGACCAGGGCGCCAACTTCGTCTCCGCGATCGCGGGCTTCGTCGCCGGCGCGGTGGTGATGTTCGCGGTGTCCCTGTTCACCCGGCCGAAGCCGGCCAAGGAGCTGCAGGGCCTGGTCTACGGCACCCGCTCCCCCGGCATGTCCGAACCGCCCGCCGCAGGCGACGACGCCTGGTACCGCAAGCCGGCCCTGCTGGGCTGGGGCGCGGTCGTTCTCGCCGCCGCCTGCTACATCCCGTTCTCGTTCTGA
- a CDS encoding helix-turn-helix transcriptional regulator, with protein sequence MGVRLMVVDDHRLLAEALASALKLRGHRVVAAAAPAAGAADLVIARAPEVCLLGTAAPAEPGVFDPVVKIKRERPQVAVVVLGPVPSPRGIAAAFAAGASGYVRHDERIEGVERAIMKARAGEAAVAPLLLQGAFGELLNPTAQPDDEAQRLLEMLTPREVEVLVRVADGEDTRRIAAGMGIAPSTARTHVQRVLMKLGVGSRLEAAALAARTGLLDRAGPLHSGPE encoded by the coding sequence ATGGGAGTGCGGCTCATGGTCGTCGACGACCATCGGCTGCTCGCGGAGGCGCTGGCGTCGGCGCTCAAGCTGCGCGGGCACCGGGTGGTCGCGGCGGCGGCGCCGGCCGCGGGCGCGGCGGATCTGGTGATCGCGCGGGCGCCCGAGGTGTGCCTGCTGGGCACGGCCGCGCCGGCCGAGCCGGGGGTCTTCGACCCGGTGGTCAAGATCAAGCGGGAGCGCCCGCAGGTGGCGGTGGTGGTGCTGGGCCCGGTGCCGTCACCGCGCGGGATCGCGGCGGCCTTCGCCGCGGGGGCGTCGGGGTACGTGCGGCACGACGAGCGGATCGAGGGGGTCGAGCGGGCCATCATGAAGGCCCGGGCCGGGGAGGCCGCCGTGGCGCCGCTGCTGCTCCAGGGCGCGTTCGGCGAGCTGCTGAACCCGACGGCGCAGCCCGACGACGAGGCGCAGCGGCTGCTGGAGATGCTGACGCCGCGTGAGGTGGAGGTGCTGGTCCGGGTCGCCGACGGCGAGGACACCCGGCGGATCGCGGCGGGCATGGGCATCGCCCCGAGCACCGCGCGCACCCATGTCCAACGGGTGCTGATGAAGCTGGGGGTGGGGTCCCGGCTGGAGGCGGCGGCGCTGGCGGCGAGAACGGGACTGCTGGACCGCGCGGGGCCTTTGCACTCCGGCCCGGAGTAG
- a CDS encoding PQQ-binding-like beta-propeller repeat protein — protein sequence MTQPPPPPPNQPPQPLQPGYGYPPAQPPQPPAQPPQPPAQPPQPGYGHPGAQQNPYAQPPAHPAPQPPGYGTPPHNPYAQPTQPIHGAQPGYGYPGQGQPPTVPMQPQPGAGGGRNNAALLIVVAAVVAIALIVGGGIWYAKSSGNDDPQHTTASSGGSNGKGSGGTTGGGGKEKVPSDPAAKVLFEVPLPKADDTVSTMGSWLTDTVYAKSGIAEIVGYDPAKGTELWTLKLPGPVCATSSHVDDKGRTAVAFQPKMPAKGRSAGCSQVSAVDLTSGKQLWTKSIKTGDYPVTFSNVTVAQHTVAVGGGEGGAAFDIESGKTLWQPKPDDTCHDEGYGGGTRLVAVRKCGTYDEPQLHIQTIDPAGGKVNSEYKMPDGIDYASIVSTDPLVVAADVGQSAGDGSGVSDYFSIDSGTGALLARIPAPGDTYAGRCDGITRVEDCKQVVAGNGRLYLATEEHDGKADFSKTNEIVAFDLKTGKPTGQRAEAGDGYTFSPLRMDGGNLLAYKAPPYDKGGQVVSIDGGSFKAVKLLENPATKSVRDSEANLLPEYAELRFGRGRLYMSAVWAKERGMSSSSKEYLVMAFGTDG from the coding sequence ATGACCCAGCCGCCCCCGCCCCCGCCGAACCAGCCGCCGCAGCCGCTGCAACCGGGCTACGGCTATCCGCCGGCCCAGCCCCCACAGCCGCCCGCCCAGCCCCCGCAGCCGCCGGCCCAGCCGCCGCAGCCCGGGTACGGCCACCCCGGCGCGCAGCAGAACCCCTACGCCCAGCCGCCGGCCCACCCCGCCCCGCAGCCCCCCGGCTACGGCACCCCGCCGCACAACCCCTACGCCCAGCCCACGCAGCCGATCCACGGCGCCCAGCCCGGCTACGGCTATCCGGGCCAGGGCCAGCCGCCGACCGTGCCGATGCAGCCCCAGCCGGGGGCGGGCGGCGGGCGGAACAACGCCGCGCTGCTCATCGTCGTCGCGGCGGTCGTCGCCATCGCGCTGATCGTCGGCGGCGGCATCTGGTACGCCAAGTCCTCCGGGAACGACGACCCGCAGCACACGACCGCCTCCTCCGGCGGCTCGAACGGCAAGGGCTCCGGCGGCACGACCGGCGGGGGCGGCAAGGAGAAGGTGCCGTCCGACCCGGCCGCCAAGGTGCTCTTCGAGGTGCCGCTGCCCAAGGCGGACGACACGGTCAGCACCATGGGCTCCTGGCTGACGGACACGGTGTACGCCAAGAGCGGCATCGCGGAGATCGTCGGCTACGACCCGGCCAAGGGCACCGAGCTGTGGACGCTCAAGCTGCCCGGCCCGGTCTGCGCGACCAGCAGCCACGTCGACGACAAGGGCCGGACGGCGGTCGCCTTCCAGCCGAAGATGCCGGCGAAGGGCCGCTCCGCGGGCTGCAGCCAGGTCTCCGCGGTCGACCTCACCTCCGGGAAGCAGCTGTGGACGAAGTCGATCAAGACCGGTGACTACCCGGTCACCTTCTCGAACGTGACCGTCGCCCAGCACACCGTCGCGGTGGGCGGCGGTGAGGGCGGCGCCGCGTTCGACATCGAGTCCGGCAAGACGCTGTGGCAGCCCAAGCCGGACGACACCTGCCACGACGAGGGGTACGGCGGCGGCACCCGGCTGGTCGCGGTGCGCAAGTGCGGCACCTACGACGAGCCGCAGCTGCACATCCAGACCATCGACCCGGCCGGCGGGAAGGTGAACTCCGAGTACAAGATGCCGGACGGCATCGACTACGCCTCCATCGTCTCCACCGACCCGCTGGTGGTCGCGGCCGACGTCGGCCAGAGCGCGGGCGACGGCAGCGGCGTCTCGGACTACTTCTCCATCGACAGCGGGACCGGCGCGCTGCTCGCCCGCATCCCCGCGCCCGGCGACACCTACGCGGGCCGCTGCGACGGCATCACCCGGGTCGAGGACTGCAAGCAGGTCGTGGCGGGCAACGGCAGGCTGTACCTGGCGACCGAGGAGCACGACGGCAAGGCCGACTTCAGCAAGACCAACGAGATCGTCGCCTTCGACCTGAAGACCGGCAAGCCGACCGGCCAGCGCGCCGAGGCCGGGGACGGCTACACGTTCTCCCCGCTGCGCATGGACGGCGGCAACCTCCTCGCCTACAAGGCGCCGCCGTACGACAAGGGCGGCCAGGTCGTCAGCATCGACGGCGGTTCGTTCAAGGCGGTCAAGCTGCTGGAGAACCCCGCCACGAAGAGCGTGCGGGACTCGGAGGCCAACCTGCTGCCGGAGTACGCGGAGCTGCGCTTCGGCCGGGGCCGGCTGTACATGTCCGCCGTGTGGGCCAAGGAGCGGGGCATGTCCTCGTCCAGCAAGGAGTACCTCGTGATGGCGTTCGGCACGGACGGCTGA
- a CDS encoding PQQ-binding-like beta-propeller repeat protein has translation MTQPPNQPPQGGFGPPQDQPPQGGFGPAPQTPPAQDGSGAAPQTPPAHGGFGPPQDQPAQGGFGAAPQTPPAQGGSGAPPPPAAPPQPPAGPPQQPQPGYGYPQQAPQPGPYAGTPGPYGYPQQAPQQPGPYGTPQPGYGHPQQPPYPGMPGAAPGGPVAGRPASRRRTALVVGGAVAALLVVGGTVFAVTRGGDGGGGKKPVAQHSDDPKHSATASPTASGGDDPDHLNEGRRAGDAKVLWYKPAPDAPASGADAPGMWISGDTAVKAAYKQVFAFGTADGSTAWGPVDFPQKICAATQQKSADDKIVVAYLNGGGDRAKCNQLQQLDLRTGEKGWSAEVADGGLFDSALNVELTVSGKTLMVGRSQSGTAYDIDSGKKLYDKKKYGAACFPAAYAGGTGRLIQVASCGAGTGTEHEEIQELDPATGKVRWTQPVKKGWEVTRTYSVDPLVVYLTNRDKKAWNISTFTKAGKFRSEVTVNEKFAPRCGWAVLERELQGCQGVAVDANMLYLPTDATGSANEIVAISLADGKAKWRVKSPADEPMSPLKVEDGKLVAYVQPSYDSGGQVVSVPVTGSTHTTTRLLQNPQGAAEVENTFYDGVVDWTGGRLFVSAGRLSGDDDAKEKLMMAFGN, from the coding sequence ATGACTCAGCCGCCCAACCAGCCGCCGCAGGGCGGGTTCGGACCGCCGCAGGACCAGCCGCCGCAGGGCGGGTTCGGCCCCGCACCGCAGACACCGCCGGCCCAGGACGGTTCCGGCGCCGCACCGCAGACTCCGCCGGCCCACGGCGGGTTCGGACCACCGCAGGACCAGCCGGCGCAGGGCGGTTTCGGTGCCGCACCGCAGACTCCGCCGGCGCAGGGCGGTTCCGGTGCGCCCCCGCCGCCGGCCGCGCCTCCGCAGCCGCCCGCGGGCCCCCCGCAGCAGCCCCAGCCGGGCTACGGCTATCCCCAACAGGCCCCGCAGCCCGGCCCGTACGCCGGCACCCCGGGTCCCTACGGCTACCCGCAGCAGGCCCCGCAGCAGCCGGGCCCGTACGGCACCCCGCAGCCCGGTTACGGCCACCCGCAGCAGCCGCCGTACCCGGGCATGCCCGGTGCCGCGCCCGGCGGCCCCGTCGCCGGCAGGCCGGCCTCCCGCAGGAGGACGGCGCTGGTCGTCGGCGGCGCGGTGGCCGCGCTGCTGGTCGTCGGCGGTACGGTCTTCGCGGTCACCCGCGGAGGCGACGGCGGCGGCGGGAAGAAGCCGGTCGCCCAGCACAGCGACGACCCCAAGCACTCCGCGACCGCCTCGCCGACCGCGTCCGGCGGCGACGACCCGGACCACCTCAACGAGGGCCGCCGGGCCGGAGACGCGAAGGTGCTCTGGTACAAGCCGGCGCCCGACGCCCCGGCCTCCGGCGCCGACGCGCCCGGCATGTGGATCAGCGGCGACACGGCGGTGAAGGCGGCGTACAAGCAGGTCTTCGCCTTCGGCACCGCCGACGGCAGCACCGCCTGGGGGCCGGTCGACTTCCCGCAGAAGATCTGCGCGGCCACCCAGCAGAAGTCCGCCGACGACAAGATCGTGGTGGCGTACCTGAACGGCGGCGGCGACCGCGCCAAGTGCAACCAACTGCAGCAGCTGGACCTGCGCACCGGCGAGAAGGGCTGGAGCGCCGAGGTCGCCGACGGCGGACTGTTCGACAGCGCGCTCAACGTCGAACTCACGGTGAGCGGCAAGACGTTGATGGTGGGCCGGTCCCAGTCCGGCACCGCGTACGACATCGACAGCGGCAAGAAGCTGTACGACAAGAAGAAGTACGGCGCGGCCTGCTTCCCCGCCGCCTACGCGGGCGGCACCGGCCGGCTGATCCAGGTGGCCTCCTGCGGCGCCGGCACCGGCACGGAGCACGAGGAGATCCAGGAACTCGACCCGGCCACCGGCAAGGTGCGCTGGACCCAGCCGGTCAAGAAGGGCTGGGAGGTGACCCGGACGTACTCGGTCGACCCGCTCGTGGTCTACCTGACCAACCGGGACAAGAAGGCCTGGAACATCTCCACCTTCACCAAGGCCGGCAAGTTCCGCTCGGAGGTCACGGTGAACGAGAAGTTCGCCCCCCGCTGCGGCTGGGCGGTCCTCGAACGCGAGTTGCAGGGCTGCCAGGGCGTCGCGGTCGACGCGAACATGCTCTACCTGCCGACCGACGCGACCGGCAGTGCCAACGAGATCGTCGCCATCAGCCTCGCCGACGGCAAGGCCAAGTGGCGGGTCAAGTCCCCGGCCGACGAGCCGATGTCACCCCTGAAGGTCGAGGACGGCAAGCTCGTCGCGTACGTGCAGCCGTCGTACGACAGCGGCGGCCAGGTCGTGTCGGTCCCGGTCACCGGCTCCACCCACACGACGACCAGGCTGCTGCAGAACCCGCAGGGCGCGGCCGAGGTCGAGAACACCTTCTACGACGGCGTCGTCGACTGGACCGGCGGGCGGCTCTTCGTCTCCGCGGGCCGGCTGTCCGGCGACGACGACGCGAAGGAGAAGCTCATGATGGCCTTCGGCAACTGA
- a CDS encoding ABC-F family ATP-binding cassette domain-containing protein, with amino-acid sequence MAVNLVNVENVSKVYGTRALLDGVSLGVQEGDRIGVVGRNGDGKTTLIRMLAKLESADTGRVTHSGGLRIGVLTQHDSLDPAATVRHEVIGDMADHEWAGNAKVRDVLTGLFGGLDLPGFPKGLDTVLGPLSGGERRRIALAKLLIEEQDLIVLDEPTNHLDVEGIAWLAKHLQNRRSALVCVTHDRWFLDQVCTRMWDVQRGDVYEYEGGYSDYVFARAERERIAATEEAKRQNLIRKELAWLRRGAPARTSKPRFRVEAANELIADVPPPRDSSELMKFASSRLGRTVFDLEDVTVQAGPKVLLKHVTWQLGPGDRIGLVGVNGAGKTSLLRAMADAARTEGEEQPAGGRIAVGRTVKLAYLSQEVAELDPAWRVLEAVQKVRERVDLGKGREMTAGQLCETFGFGKEKQWTPVGDLSGGERRRLQLLRLLMDEPNVLFLDEPTNDLDIETLTQLEDVLDGWPGSMIVISHDRFFVERTTDRVFALLGDGTLRMLPRGIDEYLERRQRMEEAVAAQAAVAPKPVTAERSAADQRAAKKELQKIERQLDRISEKETRLHAQIAENATDFAKVAELDAQLRDLAGEREELELRWLELAEDA; translated from the coding sequence ATGGCCGTCAACCTGGTCAATGTCGAGAACGTCAGCAAGGTGTACGGCACCCGTGCCCTGCTGGACGGCGTCTCGCTCGGTGTGCAGGAAGGGGACCGGATCGGGGTCGTCGGGCGCAACGGCGACGGCAAGACCACCCTGATCCGGATGCTCGCCAAGCTGGAGTCGGCCGACACCGGCCGGGTCACGCACTCCGGCGGGCTGCGGATCGGCGTGCTCACCCAGCACGACTCCCTCGACCCCGCCGCCACCGTCCGCCACGAGGTCATCGGCGACATGGCCGACCACGAGTGGGCCGGCAACGCCAAGGTCAGGGACGTACTGACCGGGCTGTTCGGCGGGCTCGACCTGCCGGGCTTCCCGAAGGGGCTGGACACCGTCCTCGGACCGCTGTCCGGTGGCGAGCGGCGCCGGATCGCGCTGGCCAAGCTGCTCATCGAGGAGCAGGACCTGATCGTCCTGGACGAGCCCACCAACCACCTCGACGTCGAGGGCATCGCCTGGCTCGCGAAGCACCTGCAGAACCGGCGCTCGGCGCTGGTGTGCGTGACGCACGACCGGTGGTTCCTGGACCAGGTCTGCACCCGCATGTGGGACGTGCAGCGCGGCGACGTGTACGAGTACGAGGGCGGCTACTCCGACTACGTCTTCGCCCGTGCCGAGCGCGAGCGGATCGCCGCCACCGAGGAGGCCAAGCGGCAGAACCTCATCCGCAAGGAGCTGGCGTGGCTGCGGCGGGGTGCCCCCGCCCGTACCTCCAAGCCGCGCTTCCGCGTCGAGGCCGCCAACGAGCTGATCGCGGACGTGCCGCCGCCCCGGGACAGCAGCGAGCTGATGAAGTTCGCCTCCTCCCGGCTGGGCAGGACCGTCTTCGACCTGGAGGACGTCACCGTGCAGGCCGGGCCGAAGGTGCTGCTCAAGCACGTCACCTGGCAGCTCGGTCCCGGTGACCGGATCGGTCTCGTCGGCGTGAACGGCGCCGGCAAGACCTCGCTGCTGCGGGCCATGGCCGACGCGGCGCGTACGGAGGGTGAGGAGCAGCCGGCCGGCGGGCGCATCGCCGTCGGCCGGACGGTCAAGCTCGCCTACCTCTCCCAGGAGGTCGCCGAACTCGACCCGGCCTGGCGGGTGCTGGAGGCCGTGCAGAAGGTCCGCGAGCGCGTCGACCTCGGCAAGGGGCGCGAGATGACCGCCGGTCAGCTGTGCGAGACGTTCGGCTTCGGCAAGGAGAAGCAGTGGACGCCGGTCGGGGACCTCTCCGGCGGTGAGCGGCGGCGGCTGCAGCTGCTGCGCCTGCTCATGGACGAACCGAACGTCCTCTTCCTGGACGAGCCCACCAACGACCTCGACATCGAGACGCTCACCCAGCTCGAGGACGTCCTCGACGGCTGGCCCGGCTCGATGATCGTGATCTCCCACGACCGGTTCTTCGTGGAGCGCACCACGGACCGGGTGTTCGCCCTGCTCGGCGACGGCACCCTGCGGATGCTGCCGCGCGGTATCGACGAGTACCTGGAGCGGCGGCAGCGGATGGAGGAGGCGGTCGCCGCGCAGGCCGCCGTGGCGCCCAAGCCGGTCACCGCGGAGCGGAGCGCCGCCGACCAGCGGGCCGCCAAGAAGGAACTCCAGAAGATCGAGCGCCAGTTGGACCGGATCTCCGAGAAGGAGACCAGGCTGCACGCGCAGATCGCCGAGAACGCCACCGACTTCGCGAAGGTGGCCGAGCTGGACGCCCAGTTGAGGGACCTCGCCGGGGAGCGCGAGGAACTGGAGCTGCGCTGGCTGGAACTGGCGGAGGACGCCTGA
- a CDS encoding Uma2 family endonuclease encodes MTAEPISEAAAPDDEPTSRWPVPPADGWTVDDLFTLPGLPPHTELIDGSLVFVSPQRRFHANVIDLLVNGLRQNLPPEFKVSREMTVVLDKRNGPEPDISVIWADAVTGPSQTSFEAKDLLLAIEVVSPDSESRDRTTKPHKYARAGIENFWRVEENAHTGRPVIHVYELDPVTRAYVHAGMHRDRIEVAKPYPIDIELTAIDEY; translated from the coding sequence ATGACTGCCGAGCCGATCTCCGAGGCCGCCGCGCCCGACGACGAGCCGACCTCGCGCTGGCCGGTGCCTCCGGCGGACGGCTGGACCGTGGACGACCTGTTCACCCTGCCCGGCCTCCCGCCGCACACCGAGTTGATCGACGGGAGCCTTGTCTTCGTGAGCCCGCAGCGTCGTTTCCACGCCAACGTCATCGACCTGCTGGTCAACGGACTGCGTCAGAACCTGCCGCCTGAGTTCAAGGTCAGCCGAGAGATGACCGTGGTGCTCGACAAACGCAACGGCCCCGAGCCTGACATCAGCGTGATCTGGGCAGACGCGGTCACCGGGCCCAGCCAGACGAGCTTCGAGGCCAAGGACCTGCTCTTGGCCATCGAGGTTGTATCCCCCGACTCCGAGTCCCGTGACCGCACGACCAAGCCGCACAAGTACGCCCGCGCCGGCATCGAGAACTTCTGGCGGGTCGAGGAGAACGCACACACAGGCAGGCCCGTCATCCACGTCTACGAGCTCGACCCGGTCACCCGAGCGTATGTGCACGCGGGGATGCATCGCGACCGCATCGAGGTCGCCAAGCCCTACCCGATCGACATCGAGCTGACCGCCATCGACGAGTACTGA